In the genome of Desulfonauticus submarinus, the window GTATTACCGGCCTGATTAGCCACAATAGGCATAAGTACTGCCAAAATTGCCATCTGAGCAATAGAACCTTCAAACAAATGGACAACATAAGCAGAAATAGCAGAGTTAAAAACATTAATAATAAGCCATGGCAATCTCTTTTTTACAGAATACACCCATGGAGTACTGAGGGTTTCATCTGAACCTGCACCCACCATGGTTTGCATATCTTCACTGGCTTCTTCTTGAATAATATCAATAACATCATCAGCTGTAACAATACCTAAAAGCCGCATATCATAATCAACAACAGGAATAGCAAGCAAATCATAACGACCTAAAAGCCTTGCTACCTCCTCTTTATCTTGATCATAGGTGACAAAAATAAGATGCTGTTGTTGTTCTTGAAGCAAATCTTTTAAAGTTCTTGCAGGAAGGCTCAAAAGCAAATCTCTTAAAGACAAAACCCCTATTAAATGCCTAAATTCATCTACAATATAAGCATAGTAAGGGATTTCAATCTCTCCAGCATTGCTTCTTATAAGCTGAATTGCTTGATCAACGGTCAAATTTCGATCCAGCACTAAAATTTCGGTGTTCATTACACCGCCTGCAGTATCTGGATCGAATTTTAAAAGATCTTTAATTCTTACTGCATCTTCTTTTTCCAATTTTTTTAAAATTTTTGCTCTAACATCTGGATCTAATTCACTTAAAATATCAGTGGCATCATCAGGAGACATCTCTTCAAGTAGATCAGCAGCTAATGCAGGAGGCAAAGTGGACATTAAAGCAATTCTCTCATGTCTCTCCATTTCTGCAATGGATTCTGCGCTTATCTCTATAGGCTGGCTTAAAATAAACTCTTTTTGCTTTTCTAAAGGAAGATCCTCTAGTTTATCAGCAGCATCAGCAGGATGAAGATTATCTATGCTTGCCTTAGGCCAGTTAACTTCTTGATAATTTACTTCACTTTCCTGCTTTTTTTCGCGCTTATTACCCTTAGCAACACTGTACGATTTAATTGTATTTTTTTGCTTTTTTGACATGGCCTCGCCCTAACCAAAAAAACTTTTTAGGTCAAAGAATATATTTCAATTAACCCAATAAATATTTTAATAATATCCTATTTAACTAAAATATCTTAACAACCAATAAAAAAACACAAGCTCAATTAAACCCACTTATTTTGTTGAAAAACAAAGGTCAAAATTATGCCTCCCTTGGCAATCTCCTCTATTTAGGGTTGACGCTCACATAGAGATAACATACCTTTCTTTCTCATGTCTGAAATAGAATTTTTCCCAGAAAAATATTATAAAACACATCTCCTTACCCTTATCAAGCTTGCTCTTGCTGAAGATGGACAAGATTTAACATCAAACTATCTTTTTTCTAATTCTAAATTGGGTGTAGCACATATTATTTCCAAACAAACCGGCATTATTGCAGGCCTACCTTTACTCCAATTTATTCTAAAACAAAACCAATCCGATCTTAAATTAACCTTTTTAGTAAAAGAAGGACAAAAAATATTTCCTAAAACCAAAATAGTTAAAATAAGTGGACCAGTAAAAGAAATTCTAGCCTATGAACGAATATTTTTAAATTTTTTATCCCATCTGTCTGGGATAGCAACTCTTACTTCACATTATGTAGAAAAAGTCTCTCCTTATAATGTAATATTATTAGATACAAGAAAAACTCTTCCAGGACATAGAGTATTAGAAAAATATGCTGTCAGAGTTGGAGGAGGACAAAACCATCGTTTGAATTTAGAAGAAATGCTTATGCTAAAAGATAACCATCTTATAGCTTACCCAAGTATTAAACAAGCTGTTCAAAAATTACGAACACAGATTACCCATTGTCCTCCTATAGAGGTAGAATGTTCTACTCTCAGTCAAGTAAAAGAAGCAGTGGAGTCAAAAGTAAATAGAATTATGTTGGACAATATGTCTCCTGATCTTGCTCAAAAAGCTCTTCAATTAATCCCATCCCATATTGAAACAGAAATTAGTGGCAATATAACTCTACAAAATATTGAAGCGTATGCTTATTTAAGACCTAATTATATTTCTGTAGGTCAAATCACTCACTCTGCAACTAGTTTAGATTTGAGTTTAAAAATAGGAGATCTAAATGAATAATTATATACTTAGCCTAAAAGAAAAATATCAAAATAATTTAACAATTTTAGCTCACCACTACCAAAAACAAGAAATAGTAGATTTAGCAGATAAAGTAGGAGATTCTTTAGAATTAGCTCAAAAAATTCCTGAATTAAAAACAAAGTACCTTATATTTGCAGGCGTTCACTTTATGGCTGAAACAGCAGTTATTCTTGCTCAAAAACATCAAAAGGTATTTCTTCCTGTGCCTAATGCTAGCTGTGTAATGGCTAATACAGCCCCATATAAAAAAGTAAAAAAAATCCTAGAATTATTAAATGAAGAAAAAAAAGTCATTCCTTTAGCCTATGTAAATTCCTCTGCCAGCATAAAAGCACTATGTGGAGAATATGGAGGCAGTGTTTGTACTTCAGCAAATGCCGAAAAAATGCTCTTATGGGCACTTGAACAAGCAGATGGGGTCTTATTCTTACCAGATAAACATCTAGGTCTAAATACTGCCCAAAAAATTAACCTACCTCCATCTAAAATAACTATTTTAAATATAAAAAATAAATATTCCATGCAACTAGATAAAAATAAAACTTTATTCTTATGGCCTGGAGTATGTGCGGTACACTTTAAGTACAAAGTAAAACATATCGAAAAAGCTAGGAAATCACATCCAGATGCCAAAGTTATTGTCCATCCCGAATGTTCTCCACAAGTTGTGGAACAAAGCGATATGGCTGGATCTACTTCTATGTTGATAAAATACGTAAATAGTTTGCCTAAAAAATCTAAAGTATATATTGGTACAGAAGAAAACTTGGTCCAAAGATTGGCTAGAAAATACAAAGGCCAAAAAGAGATTTTCTCTCTTTTTCCTTCTTTTTGTTCCAACATGAATAAAGTCAATCTCAAAACTTTAGAATATCTTTTAAAAAATTTAAAAAATCTAGCCCCTGTTAAAGTAGATGAACATATAGCAAAATTATCATTTAAAGCGCTATCCACAATGCTTAAAGTGTGTCAATAATGGAAGAAAAATTAATAACAGACATACTTATAATAGGCTCAGGTCTAGCAGGGCTGACCACCGCTCTTTCCTTAGCCCAAACAAACTGCTCTATAACAATTCTAACAGATAGCAAAGAACTCACAGAAAATAACTCTTCCTTAGCTCAAGGAGGAATTGTTTATAAAAGTGCTAAAGATTCTCCTAAACTATTAGCAAAAGATATTCTCTATGCAGGGTGCCAACAGAATTATCTTAAAGCGGTAAAAATTTTAGCTACTCAGGGTCCAGAAATTGTCAAAAAAATTCTAATCGACAAATTAAAAGTAGATTTTGCTAAACAAAAAAACACTTTTAGCTTAACTAAAGAAGGAGGACACTCCATCCCTAGGATCTTGTTTTGTAAAGATTTTACAGGCAAAGCCATAATGGACAATCTAATAAAAGAAATAAAAAAATATTCTAATATATCTATACTCACTAACCACCAAGCAATAGACCTCATTACAAGCCATCACCATAGTACTAAATTAGAATTTAGATATCATTTAAAGAACCAATGCTTAGGCGCATACGTACTTCAAAAAAATAGTGGTCAAGTTAAAACCATATTATCCCACTATACTGTTCTAGCCACTGGAGGTCTTGGGCAAATTTATTTACATTCAACTAATACTTTAAATAGTATTGGATCAGGTTTATCTATGGCCTATAGAGCAGGATGTAGAATATTAAATGCAGAATATATTCAGTTTCATCCCACTTCTCTCTTCCACCTTGGAGAAAGAAAATTTCTTATTTCCGAAGCTGTAAGAGGAGAAGGAGCTTTTCTGGTCAACCAGAAACTCGAACCTTTTATGAATAAATACCATCACCAAAAAGATCTAGCGCCAAGAGATATTGTAGCAAGAGCAATTGTAGAAGAGATGATCTCATCTAAATCTGAACACGTATTCTTAAATATTGAAAAGGTTAAAAACTTCTCTCAAAGATTCCCTACAATCTATAAAACCTGTAAAAAAATGAATATCCCTATTGAAAAAACACGTCTCATTCCAGTAGTACCTGCAGCCCATTACTTTTGCGGAGGAATCTTAGTAGACCAAAATGGGCAAACAACCCTTCCTAGATTATTTGCAGGAGGGGAATGTAGTTGTACTGGTGTACACGGAGCTAACCGCTTGGCAAGTACTTCTCTTTTAGAAGCCTTGGTATGGGGATATAGAATCGGACAAAAAATAAAAAAAGACTTTAATCGCTCTAAAAAAATAAAATCTAATCTTTTAAACTCAATCCCATCATGGCAATATCCTAAAAACCCTGAATTTCCAGATCCTGCTTTAATTAATCAAGATTGGGCTAACATAAAACATACTATGTGGAACTATGTAGGCATCATTAGAACAAAAGCAAGACTTAAGAGAGCATTTGAAGATTTAAGAATTTTAAATAAAAGAATACACGATTTCTATAGTCAAACAGTTTTAAATTCAGACTTGATCAAACTTTACCATGCATGTCAAAGTGCATATATTGTCACCACTTCTGCTCTAAAAAATAAAAAAAGCATTGGATGTCATTATGTAACCTAAACTTTATCAATCCTGCCATCTTTAATATAAGCAAGATATCCAATTATATTATTATAACCTATTCCAGATAAAAGAGAAATATACTTTCTCACTTGAGACTCATATTTTGGTTTATAAATTTCATCAAATTTTAATTTAAAATCAAAGACAACTACTTGTTCCTTACTAAATAATATCCTATCAATTCTATAAATTTTACCTTGCCTATCTATTAATTCAACTTCATTTAAATGAAGATCAAATTTTAAAAACTGCTTTATTAAGGGTAAAGTTAAAAAATTATAAACAAAAAAAGTTAGCGTGTCCTCTAACCATGAAATGTTTTTATCCTCCAAATAAAGAAGATAATCTGTCATCTCATAAATTGCCACAGCTTGCTTTACTGCTATTTCTATATCTTTTTTAACAGATTTAAAATTAGACAAGAAGTAAAATACCAAATGATATAATTCACCCCACATTTTTTCTTTTGAATCTATACTATCTTCTTGTTCTTCTAAAAAATAATCAAGCATTATTACAACCTATTGTTTCTTCTATTATTTTTAAAAGAAAAGGGATATTTTTTTTCCGTTTATCACTATCTTCCACCCAATAATACAATTCTCTTTTAGCCCTTGTAAAGGCTACGTAAAGTAAATTTAAAGTTTCTAGTATATGTTTTTCTTTCTCCTGCTCTAACTTTGACGCAATATTTGCTGAATAAGGTTTTTTAACTCTTACAATACTGCCATCTTCTAAAACTAAAATATTTAGCCTAGGAATATTCCAATCTAAAAATGGTAAGAAAACTATATCAAATTCTAATCCCTTAGCTGCGTGAATAGTCATTACTCGAACAGCATCTATATGCTCAGAACATCCTAGTTTTTGTTTCTCTTTTATGATCTGCCACTCTTTTAAAAACATACAAATATTCAAAACTTTTGTTTTTGGTAAAGAAATAATTAGCTCTAAAAACCTATTCAAAAAAGCCAAATGATCTGGGAATTTTGTTTTTAAACTATACTCTTTAACAATCTCTAGAATCAACTCATATACAGATAAAAAAGCACTTTTTTGAACACAATATTTCAAGAAAGCTACCTCTTCTAAATCCTGTTTTTTTAACCAGTCCCACAATAAACCTTTCTCAAGCTCTCTATAATTTTTTAGAATAAATTCATTTTCCAACGGACAAATAGGAGTTAAACAAAAAGATAAAACCTTCTCATCATCCATAGGATCATCTACAAAGCGTAAAAAATTTATTAACCCCTTAATTACAAAAGAAGCTTCCAAAACTAAATTATTTTCAGAAATAACAGGAATATTTGCTGCCAATAAAAGAGATGATATCTCTTTTGCCTGTTCGTTTGAACGCACTAAAATAGCAATATCACTTAACTCGTTATTCTCTAAAATATTATTTAATAATCTTAAAAAATCTTGTTCCCAGTCTTCTTGCTTAAAAAACCTCTTTACCTTTCCTTTAAGATTTTTATTTTTTTCACATACAGATTGTTCTAAAGAAGAAAAATAATCTTTCAATTTACTTTGAAATCGATTATTTTCTAATTTAAAGATACTAGCTATCTCATTTGTGGCCGAAGAAAAAAAAGAAAATACTTTATTATTGAAATCAATAATATATGGTGAAGAACGCCAATTATATTTTAAAGTGTCTTCATGAAAATCTGCATTTGGTAACTCTCTATGACAATTTAAAAATAACTCTGGATCAGCATCTCTCCACATATAAATAGATTGTTTTTGATCTCCTACTAAAAAGACACTTCCTCCTTCTGCCAAACTATTCTGAATAAAAAACTTTAAAATATTCCACTGAATATTACTAGTATCTTGAAATTCATCAATTAAAAAATGTTTCCATCTCTCTCCTAAAAATGCAAAAATTGTTGGAATATCTAGTTCTTTTATCTTTTGTTCTAATAAATACATCCAATCATTTGGTAAAACTATTCCTTCTTCTCTGGAATAATCTGCCAAAAAATCTTTCAAAATAGAACAAATTTGGATATATGGTTTTACTTTTAAATCTGCTTTTAAGTAAAAATATGTATCTAATTCTTTTTTAAATCTAAAAAAATATTTATCTATTTTAGAAAAATCTAAAACATCTTTATTTTTATTTGCACGACACATTTCTTTTATACTTTCTTTATTTAAAAAAGATGATTTATCACTATTAAAATATCCAATAGGATCTAAAAAAGCCTTCCGCCAAGAATATTTGAATTCTAGTCCAACTTCATCAACCCAATTAAGTATTTTATTACCAAGTTCTTTTATTCTTTTTTCTTGATATTTTAAACTATCAACATCAAAATTTAAATTAATGTCTTTTTTAATTTTATATAGCTCAAAAAATACTTCTCTAAGGCGTGATTTTAATTTGTTTTCTATATTAAATCCATGCACTTGTTCTATCTCTAAAAAAACATCAACTAAAGAAGACACCACTTGTTGAATATTATCATCTTGCAACGAAATACGCCACAACCTATCTATTAGTTGATTTAAAACAAATTCTTCATTAAATTCAGGCTTTAAAGTAGGAGGAAATCCTAGTTCCAAAGAAAGCAAGCGAAAAAGATTAAATAAAAAACTATCAAGAGTTTTTACTTGAAAGCAAAAATAACGATCTAAAATTAGATCCAACCATTTTTTAGCTTGAGAAGGAATAAGGCCTGTGACCTTAACTAGAGCTTTCCCTTTATCATTCTCCAAAACAATATCTTTTAGTCCTTGCAAAATCCTATGTTTCATCTCAAAAGTAGCTTGGTTAGTGAAAGTAAGAGCAACAATAGATTTTAAGGAATCCAAAGAAACGCGTTTCTGCTTTGACAGAAGCCATAAATAAGCAATCATTAATTGATAGGTTTTTCCTGCTCCAGCAGAAGCTCTCAACTTTAAGACAAACGGAAAATTCAATTCTTCAAATATATTATCCATTTTTTCTCTAAAAAATTAATCTTCTGCAATACCATAAGAAATCAAAAATAAAAACGCAAAACATATTCCATCTAAAAAAATAAAAAACAACCACCAAGGACCTTTAAGACCTCCTTCAACTACTTGAGCACTATATCGAGACACACCAATAAAAGGCTCCTGTTTATACCCATCTAATATGCTTAAAAGCCAGTTTCCAATTGTAGCATCAGGTCCAGATCTAAAAAAACCACTTATATAGACACTTACTATACAATATATACCTACAGCCAAAGCCAAAAATTTTAACCTCTGTCCGAAATTTATCAGATTAATCTCACTCACTTTAGATACCTTACCGCTAATCCACCCCTCTATACTTCCTGCTATCATTCCTCCTATACCAGGAAAAAAACAAAACAATCCTCTTATAAGGCCAAAAATCATACTTAACAAAAAAATGACCATCAACTCCAATATCCAAAATCTCTTTAACCATTGAAATAAATTCATCCAAACTCCTTATTAACTTCTAACAATTCTTAAAAATAAACCAAGCTATAGCCTCTACTTATTTTTTCTGCCAAAATTCTTTCTAAAAAACAACTAGTTTCAGGAATTATATATCACCTATTTTTCTATAATATCTCTCTTAATTTAGGACAAACTTGCTTATCATTGTCTCGCCAATATTAGTTATTCTCCATAACCCAATACTCATCTCAAAATAAAACTACCTTCAACTTTTTACCTTATAAAAACTATTTTTATTTTATTCTTGACTTTCAGCATTTTTTTGAATTAACTACAGAAAAAAAGAGGGTTTCTAGAATGATAGACGAAATAGACAAAAAAATACTGAATTTACTCCAAAAAAATGGTAAGATTTCTAATGCTGAGATTGCTAGGCAGCTTAACATGGCTCCATCTGGGATCTTAGAAAGAATTAGAAAGCTTGAAAAAAATGGAATTATAGAAAAATATGAAGTACGATTAAATCCAAAAAAATTAGGCTTAGTTTTAACTGTATTCATTTTAGTTAAGACAGAAGATTCTGTTGGCTCAACAACTATAGGTTATCAATTGGCGCAAATAGAAGAAGTACAAGAAGTTTATTATATTGCTGGAGAATTTAATTATTTAATTAAGGCAAGAGTAGCTCATACAGATTCTCTTACTAATCTTTTAAAAAAATTCGGTCAAATTGAAGGAGTAAAAGACACTAGGACCACATTAGTTTTACAAGAAATCTTAGAAACTCTCAGAGTTGATCTTTCTCAAGTAAAAGAGAAAAAAAATAAACGAAAACGGAACAATAATAAGGAGGATTAGGATGGACAAAGCAAATTTAAATGCAAAAATCAAAGAACGAGGTAAAGAATTTTTTACCAGTATCCGAGGAGAGGCGCCCTCTGTCTT includes:
- the mgtE gene encoding magnesium transporter, whose translation is MSKKQKNTIKSYSVAKGNKREKKQESEVNYQEVNWPKASIDNLHPADAADKLEDLPLEKQKEFILSQPIEISAESIAEMERHERIALMSTLPPALAADLLEEMSPDDATDILSELDPDVRAKILKKLEKEDAVRIKDLLKFDPDTAGGVMNTEILVLDRNLTVDQAIQLIRSNAGEIEIPYYAYIVDEFRHLIGVLSLRDLLLSLPARTLKDLLQEQQQHLIFVTYDQDKEEVARLLGRYDLLAIPVVDYDMRLLGIVTADDVIDIIQEEASEDMQTMVGAGSDETLSTPWVYSVKKRLPWLIINVFNSAISAYVVHLFEGSIAQMAILAVLMPIVANQAGNTGQQSLAVMIRQLALEPFDPRKFWSAVLREAKIALVNGCVVALCVYSGVYFWTHNFHLALVMGLALLLDMILGAVAGASIPLILKALGRDPAQASTIFLTTLTDSGGFFTFLGLASWLLLR
- the nadC gene encoding carboxylating nicotinate-nucleotide diphosphorylase, which gives rise to MSEIEFFPEKYYKTHLLTLIKLALAEDGQDLTSNYLFSNSKLGVAHIISKQTGIIAGLPLLQFILKQNQSDLKLTFLVKEGQKIFPKTKIVKISGPVKEILAYERIFLNFLSHLSGIATLTSHYVEKVSPYNVILLDTRKTLPGHRVLEKYAVRVGGGQNHRLNLEEMLMLKDNHLIAYPSIKQAVQKLRTQITHCPPIEVECSTLSQVKEAVESKVNRIMLDNMSPDLAQKALQLIPSHIETEISGNITLQNIEAYAYLRPNYISVGQITHSATSLDLSLKIGDLNE
- the nadA gene encoding quinolinate synthase NadA; the protein is MNNYILSLKEKYQNNLTILAHHYQKQEIVDLADKVGDSLELAQKIPELKTKYLIFAGVHFMAETAVILAQKHQKVFLPVPNASCVMANTAPYKKVKKILELLNEEKKVIPLAYVNSSASIKALCGEYGGSVCTSANAEKMLLWALEQADGVLFLPDKHLGLNTAQKINLPPSKITILNIKNKYSMQLDKNKTLFLWPGVCAVHFKYKVKHIEKARKSHPDAKVIVHPECSPQVVEQSDMAGSTSMLIKYVNSLPKKSKVYIGTEENLVQRLARKYKGQKEIFSLFPSFCSNMNKVNLKTLEYLLKNLKNLAPVKVDEHIAKLSFKALSTMLKVCQ
- the nadB gene encoding L-aspartate oxidase, with product MEEKLITDILIIGSGLAGLTTALSLAQTNCSITILTDSKELTENNSSLAQGGIVYKSAKDSPKLLAKDILYAGCQQNYLKAVKILATQGPEIVKKILIDKLKVDFAKQKNTFSLTKEGGHSIPRILFCKDFTGKAIMDNLIKEIKKYSNISILTNHQAIDLITSHHHSTKLEFRYHLKNQCLGAYVLQKNSGQVKTILSHYTVLATGGLGQIYLHSTNTLNSIGSGLSMAYRAGCRILNAEYIQFHPTSLFHLGERKFLISEAVRGEGAFLVNQKLEPFMNKYHHQKDLAPRDIVARAIVEEMISSKSEHVFLNIEKVKNFSQRFPTIYKTCKKMNIPIEKTRLIPVVPAAHYFCGGILVDQNGQTTLPRLFAGGECSCTGVHGANRLASTSLLEALVWGYRIGQKIKKDFNRSKKIKSNLLNSIPSWQYPKNPEFPDPALINQDWANIKHTMWNYVGIIRTKARLKRAFEDLRILNKRIHDFYSQTVLNSDLIKLYHACQSAYIVTTSALKNKKSIGCHYVT
- a CDS encoding UvrD-helicase domain-containing protein gives rise to the protein MDNIFEELNFPFVLKLRASAGAGKTYQLMIAYLWLLSKQKRVSLDSLKSIVALTFTNQATFEMKHRILQGLKDIVLENDKGKALVKVTGLIPSQAKKWLDLILDRYFCFQVKTLDSFLFNLFRLLSLELGFPPTLKPEFNEEFVLNQLIDRLWRISLQDDNIQQVVSSLVDVFLEIEQVHGFNIENKLKSRLREVFFELYKIKKDINLNFDVDSLKYQEKRIKELGNKILNWVDEVGLEFKYSWRKAFLDPIGYFNSDKSSFLNKESIKEMCRANKNKDVLDFSKIDKYFFRFKKELDTYFYLKADLKVKPYIQICSILKDFLADYSREEGIVLPNDWMYLLEQKIKELDIPTIFAFLGERWKHFLIDEFQDTSNIQWNILKFFIQNSLAEGGSVFLVGDQKQSIYMWRDADPELFLNCHRELPNADFHEDTLKYNWRSSPYIIDFNNKVFSFFSSATNEIASIFKLENNRFQSKLKDYFSSLEQSVCEKNKNLKGKVKRFFKQEDWEQDFLRLLNNILENNELSDIAILVRSNEQAKEISSLLLAANIPVISENNLVLEASFVIKGLINFLRFVDDPMDDEKVLSFCLTPICPLENEFILKNYRELEKGLLWDWLKKQDLEEVAFLKYCVQKSAFLSVYELILEIVKEYSLKTKFPDHLAFLNRFLELIISLPKTKVLNICMFLKEWQIIKEKQKLGCSEHIDAVRVMTIHAAKGLEFDIVFLPFLDWNIPRLNILVLEDGSIVRVKKPYSANIASKLEQEKEKHILETLNLLYVAFTRAKRELYYWVEDSDKRKKNIPFLLKIIEETIGCNNA
- a CDS encoding Lrp/AsnC family transcriptional regulator yields the protein MIDEIDKKILNLLQKNGKISNAEIARQLNMAPSGILERIRKLEKNGIIEKYEVRLNPKKLGLVLTVFILVKTEDSVGSTTIGYQLAQIEEVQEVYYIAGEFNYLIKARVAHTDSLTNLLKKFGQIEGVKDTRTTLVLQEILETLRVDLSQVKEKKNKRKRNNNKED